From a single Nicotiana tomentosiformis chromosome 2, ASM39032v3, whole genome shotgun sequence genomic region:
- the LOC138906269 gene encoding uncharacterized protein, with the protein MSTLEGDSVVVDHVYRSCVVTIGSFETSVDILLIDVVDFDVILGMDWLSPYHAILDCQAKTVTLAMPGLPHLECKEIPGHSTSRVISYVRARRMVEKGCLAYLAHIRYSSVDVASKDLVPVFREFLDVFPADLPRMPPDKDIDFCIDLALGTQPISIPP; encoded by the coding sequence ATGTCTACACTAGAGGGAGATtctgttgtggtagatcatgtctatcgttcgtgtgtggttactattgggagttttGAGACTAGCGTGGATATTCTACTTATTGAtgtggtagattttgatgtcatcttgggtatggattggctgtcaccttatcatgctatattggattgtcaagccaaaacggtgaccttagctatgccggggttgcctcacTTAGAGTGCAAAGAgattcctggccattctactagcagggttatttcttatgtgagggctcggcgtatggtcgagaagggttgtctagcttatttggctcataTTCGTTATTCTAGTGTGGATGTTGCTTCTAAGGATTTAGTCCCAGTTTTCCGTGAATTtttagatgtatttcctgcagatttgccgaggatgccacccgacaaagatattgacttctgtattgatttggctctgggcacccaacccatttctattccaccataa